The proteins below are encoded in one region of Amycolatopsis acidiphila:
- the nuoK gene encoding NADH-quinone oxidoreductase subunit NuoK: protein MTPTYYLLLSALLFSIGAVGVLVRRNAIVVFMCIELMLNAVNLSLVTFSRINGSLDGQVMAFFVMVVAAAEVVVGLAIIMSIFRTRRSASVDDTNLLKY, encoded by the coding sequence TACCTGCTGTTGTCGGCCCTGCTGTTCTCCATCGGCGCCGTCGGCGTGCTGGTGCGGCGGAACGCGATCGTCGTGTTCATGTGCATCGAACTGATGCTCAACGCCGTGAACCTGTCGCTGGTCACGTTCTCCCGCATCAACGGGAGCCTCGACGGGCAGGTGATGGCGTTCTTCGTCATGGTCGTGGCCGCTGCCGAGGTCGTCGTGGGCCTGGCGATCATCATGTCCATCTTCCGGACCCGGCGCTCGGCCTCGGTCGACGACACGAACCTGCTCAAGTACTGA